A window of the Eretmochelys imbricata isolate rEreImb1 chromosome 7, rEreImb1.hap1, whole genome shotgun sequence genome harbors these coding sequences:
- the ZNF503 gene encoding zinc finger protein 503 codes for MITSPSLSAVRSSKHSSSGRDIGGSSSLSLSSAADLAWQNGHSGNTTSCTKPFFHAVPPSDPLRQANRLPIKVLKMLTARTGHILHPEYLQPLPSTPVSPIELDAKKSPLALLAQTCSQIGKPDPSPSSKLSSVTSNGAGGDKDSKSGPLKLSDIGVEDKSSFKPYSKPGAEKKEPGPAGCGGAASGGVSSGEKSGFRVPSATCQPFTPRTGSPNSSASACSPGLLPAEGKAGEDKKDAEGCGKGGSAGSDGGPGAASLSHSRISVSCGGINVEGGQHPEGAPGSKTISSDSSSCSSSTTATSSASVLGSGLVAPVSPYKPGQTVFPLPPAGMSYPGTLAGAYAGYPPQFLPHGVALDPTKSGSLVGAQLAAAGSLGCSKPAGSSPLAGASPPSVMTASLCRDPYCLSYHCASHLAGAASASCAHDQALKSGYPLVYPTHPLHSVHSSLTGATPPSLAGHPLYPYGFMLPNDPQPHICNWVSANGPCDKRFATSEELLSHLRTHTAFPGTDKLLSSYPSSSSLASAAAAAMACHMHIPTTGAPGSPGTLALRSPHHALGLSSRYHPYSKSPLPTPGAPVPVPAATGPYYSPYALYGQRLTTASALGYQ; via the exons ATGATCACATCGCCCTCGCTTTCTGCTGTAAGAAGTAGTAAGCACAGCAGCAGCGGTAGAGACattggcggcagcagcagcctcagCCTCAGCAGCGCCGCTGATCTCGCCTGGCAGAACGGGCACTCTGGGAATACTACTAGCTGCACCAAGCCCTTCTTCCACGCCGTCCCTCCTTCGGACCCTTTACGCCAAGCGAATCGGCTTCCCATCAAAGTCTTGAAAATGCTCACGGCTCGGACGGGACACATTTTACACCCTGAGTATCTGCAGCCTTTGCCTTCCACCCCTGTCAGCCCCATAGAG CTGGATGCTAAGAAGAGCCCGCTGGCCCTGTTGGCTCAGACGTGCTCCCAGATCGGGAAGCcggacccttccccttcctccaaaCTCTCCTCGGTCACCTCGAACGGCGCGGGCGGGGACAAGGACTCCAAGTCGGGCCCCTTGAAACTCAGCGACATCGGCGTGGAGGACAAGTCGAGTTTCAAGCCCTACTCCAAGCCGGGCGCCGAGAAGAAGGAGCCGGGCCCCGCAGGCTGCGGTGGCGCCGCCTCTGGGGGAGTCTCCAGCGGAGAGAAGTCGGGATTCCGAGTCCCGAGCGCCACCTGCCAGCCGTTCACGCCAAGGACAGGCAGCCCCAACTCCAGCGCCTCCGCCTGCTCGCCGGGGCTGCTGCCGGCCGAGGGCAAGGCGGGAGAGGACAAGAAGGACGCGGAGGGCTGCGGCAAAGGGGGCAGCGCCGGCTCGGACGGGGGCCCGGGCGCCGCCAGCCTCAGCCACAGCCGGATTAGCGTGAGCTGTGGCGGGATTAACGTGGAGGGCGGCCAGCACCCGGAGGGAGCGCCGGGCTCCAAGACCATCTCCTCGGACTCgtcctcctgcagcagcagcaccaccgCCACCTCGTCCGCCTCGGTGCTGGGCTCCGGCCTGGTGGCCCCGGTCTCGCCCTACAAGCCGGGCCAGACTGTCTTCCCCCTGCCGCCGGCGGGCATGAGCTACCCGGGCACGCTGGCGGGCGCCTACGCCGGCTACCCGCCGCAGTTCCTGCCGCACGGAGTGGCCCTGGACCCCACCAAGTCCGGCAGCCTGGTCGGGGCCCAGCTGGCCGCCGCCGGCAGCCTGGGCTGCAGCAAGCCGGCGGGATCGAGCCCGCTGGCCGGCGCCTCGCCGCCCTCCGTCATGACGGCCAGCCTGTGCCGCGACCCCTACTGCCTGAGCTACCACTGCGCCAGCCACCTGGCCGGCGCGGCCAGCGCCTCCTGCGCCCACGACCAGGCCCTCAAGTCCGGATACCCGCTGGTCTACCCCACGCACCCGCTGCACAGCGTCCATTCCTCCCTGACGGGGGCCACCCCGCCCTCGCTGGCCGGCCACCCCTTGTACCCCTATGGCTTCATGCTCCCCAAcgacccccagccccacatctgcaACTGGGTGTCGGCCAACGGACCCTGCGACAAGCGCTTTGCCACCTCCGAGGAGCTGCTGAGCCACTTGCGGACCCATACTGCCTTCCCGGGCACCGATAAACTCCTCTCCAGCTACCCCAGCTCCTCCTCGCTGGCCAGCGCCGCCGCCGCGGCCATGGCCTGCCACATGCACATCCCCACCACCGGGGCGCCGGGCAGCCCCGGCACGCTGGCCCTCCGCAGCCCGCACCACGCCTTGGGACTGAGCAGCCGCTACCACCCCTATTCCAAGAGCCCTTTGCCCACCCCAGGTGCCCCAGTGCCCGTCCCTGCGGCCACGGGACCTTACTACTCCCCCTATGCACTGTACGGGCAGAGACTTACCACAGCCTCCGCTCTGGGCTACCAGTGA